AGCTAGAATTACAGCGGTAATTCTAGCATATTTCTCTCCTGCGTTATTAGTGATTCTTATTGTTACAGTATTAATTTACAAGCTACGGAAATGTAGTTTGATTTTGTTTATCGCGCTTTTCAGCTTTATGTAGTCAGTGTTTTTACTTCAAAAACGGATTATATTGCTTTTCAAAACCAATCGTTGTAGGATTTCCATGTCCTGAAAAAACCTGCGTTTCATCATCTAAAACAAAGAGTTTCGTTTTAATTCCTTCAATCAATTGATTATAATTTCCTTTGTAAAGATCTGTTCTTCCTATGCTTCCTTCAAATAACACATCGCCGGAAATCATAAATTTTTGAGTTTCGTTATGATAAACAACACTTCCAGGAGAATGCCCCGGAACATGATAGATTTTAAATTTTTCTCCGTCAAAATCTAGTTCATCACCATCATTTACATACTCGGTTTCAACCTTTACCGTAGGAACCTGAAAGCCAAATCTTGCACCGCTTGCCTGAAGCATATCTAAAACTTCCTGGTCTTCCTGATGCATAGTCACAGGAACTTTGAATGTATCAAAAGCCCATTGTAAACCTAAAACATGATCAATATGAGCGTGTGTTAAAAGTATTTTTTCAATTTTTAAACCGTTTTCAGTGATGAAATTTGAAATTGCATGAGTTTCCTGCTCATTCATATTTCCTGGATCTATCAGCCAAGCATTTTTATTTTCATTAAAAAGAATATAAGTATTTTCACTTGCAAAATTGAATACGAAAGCCTGTATTTGAAACATATTTCTGAATATTTTTTTATCAAAAATACAATATTCTTCAGAGATTCGTTATCTTCGTCATAATGAAAACGTTGCAGATATTTTTACTCAGTTTAGGTTCGCTAGCTTTTGGGCAGAACATTCAAAGTATTCAATTGTTTAATCCTCAAACCAATGACGAGACGCCGGTAATCACAATGGGTCAGCAATTCGTATTGAGTTTTGATGATTTAACCAATTCAAGTGAATTGTACCGTTATACAATCAAACATTTCGATAGAAATTGGGAAGATGACAATCTTTTTTTTAGTGAAATTGCCAATGGCTCGATGAATGCGTTGCTCGACCAGTTTCAGTATTCTTTTAATACACTTCAGGCGTACACTCATTATACTTTAAATTTTCCCAATGAGAAAATACAGCCGAAAATTTCAGGTAATTTTGAATTGATTGTTTATAAAAGTTCGGTAGATCAGCCACTTTTTAAAAGAAGATTTTCTATCGTGGAAGATAATGTGAATTTAGCGTTGAATATATCTAGAATTGCAGATGCTAAAAACCCGAATATCAATCAAAGGGTAGAAGTACAGGCGGTTGCAAAAGCAGGAGATTTAACTTCAAATGTGAATTCTATGTCGCTTATGGTGATGCAGAATAATAATCCCAATATGAAGATTACCAATCAGAAACCGAGCGCAACGATGGGGAATCAATTACTTTTTCAACAGTTGAATCTTGCTTTTCCTGGGAATAATGAGTTTTATTATTTTGATAATAAAAATATGAGAATTGCAGCAGATATGGTGCGTGAAACAGGAATTGTAGATGGAGTTAATCAAACCTATCTTCATCCGGTTTGGGCGTATCCTTTAAATTATCAATACCAACCAGATGTAAACGGAGCTTGGTATTACCGTAGAAATGATTTGGGATTAGAAAGAGATGCTGCTCGTGAAGCGGATTATGCTTGGGTGCATTTTTCTTTAGATTCCGATTTAATGGATAAGGAATTATACATTGTAGGTGGATTCAATGATTTTAAAGCGACCAAAGAATTTCAAATGCATTACGATGAAGCCGCTAAAAAATATATTGCAAAGATTTATATGAAGCAAGGTTTTTACAACTACATTTTAGCAACCAAAGAAGCAAATGGTTCTTTGAATTTAGGTGAAATTAACGGTAATTTCTGGCAGACAGAAAATCTTTATCAGGCATTTTTATATTACAAACCTTTCGGTAGAAATTATGATGGTTTAGCCGGATACGGAGAATTCAGAACTCCGGTTAGATAGCGTTCTAAGAGTTTACTTTCTTAAATTTAGATTATAATCTTTAAAATACAAAACCTTCCAAACTTGCACATTTGGAAGGTTTTTTTTGAAAGTGTTTAATGTCTTGCGAAGACATCAATAGAAAAATTAAACTATATAATAATGTCAAAAAAAGTTCTACACTAAAGGCATTCTTAATTATTATCTTTAAAAATTGCCGCTATAAAAAGATTATCACCGTCTTCGAATATATAATGAATCTGCACAGGGAAATTTTCGGGTTTGTAAACCTGGAGTTCTCTGTTTTTAATATCTAATTTTTCGTAATCGCACAAAATATTATTAATTGATTCTTTTAATTCATTCAAAAAATATCTGTCTTTATTTTTTTCTTCAGCATTAAAAACTCGCATCAGCATTCTAATGTCATTTTTTGCAATCGATGACAGTAAAACTTTCATTATGCGGAGATTTTTTCTAAGTCAGAAATATTCTCAAAGAAATCAAGCTTCGTAGACGGGTTTTCTGAGTGAAATTGCATTCTGCTAAAAACTTCATCCAACTGAAATTGTAGAACATTAGATTTTACAGTCTTTTCTAAGTTATCCACAATCTTAATGAACGCTTCTGCAAGTTCCGGAGTGAAATTTTCAACCTTTCTTTTTAAGATTTCTATACTTGTGCTCATTATTTCTTAAAATTTAAATAAGACCCTATGTTTTGATAGAGTAAATGTATGAAAAAATATTAAAATATAAAACCAACCCCTATTTAAATTTAATTAATTTGAAAAAAATATGTTTTTAATTTTATTTTGTTATTTTTTTTAGGGGGTGTATTAAAAATAAACAAAAAAAGACATCTGATTTCTCAAATGTCTCTTGTATTTTTTAAATAATATTTAAACTAAATAAAACTCATTCAGTTTTTCTTCGCAAAGTATCTTCACGACATCAATCCAGCGGTCTTCGTCATTCAGACATGGGATGTAATGGAAGTTTTCTCCGCCGCCATGCTCAAACTGATGTTTTCCTTCTACAGAAATTTCTTCCAAGGTTTCCAGGCAGTCGGAAACGAAAGCCGGGCAAACAATAGCCAGATTTTTAACTCCTTTTTTACCGATTGTTTCCAGAGTTTCATCGGTGTAAGGTTCCATCCATTTGTCTTTTCCTAATCTTGATTGGAAGGTTACCATCACTTTTTCTTTTGGTAAGCCTAATTTTTTAATCACCGAGTTGGTAACATCAAAACATTGATGGCGATAACAAAACTGATGACTCGGATTATTTTCACGAGAACAGCAATCGTTCAGATTACATGTATTCGTAGGGTCGGTCTTATAAATATGTCTTTCCGGAACGCCGTGATAAGAAAACTGTAATGCATCAAAATTTTCAGGAAGTTTTTCTCTGATGCTTTCTGCTAGACAGTCGATGTAAATTTCTCTGTTGTAAAAAGGCTGAATATAATTGATTTTAATTCCGGGAAATTTCTTTTTTCTTACTTCTTCTGCTTTTTCAATCACCGTTTCCGTTGTACTCATCGCATATTGCGGGTACAAAGGGAAAAGAACGATTTCCGAAACGCCTTGGTCAACTAATTTTTGAATTCCAGCTTCAATGCTTGGTTGTGCATATCGCATTCCGATTTCTACCGGAACATCAACCAGCTTTTGAAGTTTTTTCTGAATTTTCTGAGTAATGACAATTAATGGGGAACCTTCGTCTGTCCAAACTGTTTTGTAAGCTTCGGCAGATTTTGCGGGTCTTGTATTTAAAATAATTCCCTGCACCAAAAGCGCACGGAAAAACCATCGGTAATCAATCACCTTTTCGTCCATCAAGAATTCATCAAGATATTCTCTTACATCGGGTACAGCAGTAGATTTTGGTGAACCGAGATTGACTAATAATATTCCTTTCATAAATATAAGTAATGAGTAATTGGTAATGAGTAATGCATTACTGATTGTACATTACTCATTACTAATATTTTTATCCGTTTACAGCTTCTACATGTTCAACTAAATCGGGAACGAATTGTTTTAAAATATTTTCGATTCCTCCTTTTAAGGTAGCTGTTGAACTTGGGCAGCCTGAACAAGCACCTTGTAGCAACATCTTTGCCGTTTTGTTTGCAGCATCATATTCCAATAAAGAAATTTTTCCACCGTCGTTTTCTACAGCAGGAGCTACATATTCATTTAGAATGTCAGAAATTTTTTGCTCATCCTCGGTATAATCTCTGTTGATGATTTTTTCTACAGGGTTTTCATGCTTTTGAGACTCAATATTTGAGATTACACCACCACTTTGAAGGTATTCTGCAATATAACCACGCACAGCCATCATTACCTGATGCCATTCTACGGAATTATCTCTCGTAACCGCTACAAAATTATCTGAGATGAAAACTTCTTTCGCAAAATCAAATTCCGTGAAAATAGCCTGTGCTAAAGGAACGCCTTCCGCTTCGTTTTTAGATTTTACCTCTACAAAACCATCCATCAGCATTTTGCTAGAAACAAATTTCATTGCATTAGGATTCGGAGTCATTTCAGCATAAATCTCAATCATTTCTTTTTTCTTCTGCAGATAAATTCTTGGGTTAGCCAAAAGTTCGTCTTCAATTACGTTTTTAAGGCTTTCAGCAACATGTTCCCATTCTACAGTATCTTGTTTTGCTACCGCTACAAAATTAGCTGTAATAAAAATTCTTTCAACAAAAGGATAATTAAAAAGCTCTTGTGCCAAAGGAATTTCTGATATATCTGAATCTCTATCCAACTCTAAAGACCCCGGAATCAAATTGTAATCAGCTACAAATTTTATCACTTTCGGGTTTTCTGTTGGTTCTATAAGTATCGTACGCATTTTTTCGTTAAATTTGAGAATACAAAAATACGGATTTAGAACTTAGAAGCCCGACGTTGGAAGTTAGATTTTTGCTATCACTGTAATTTACAATTTGTGATTTCATTAATTTGATTTTCAAAATGAGCTCATTATCAAATTTTCAAATTAATTCAAATGGCACTTATAAAAGAACTTTTAGGAAAAACACCGCAAATTGGTGAAAATGCTTTTTTAGCAGAAACGGCAACAATTATCGGAAATGTCACGATGGGGAGAGATTGCAGTATTTGGTATAATGCGGTAATCAGAGGAGATGTGCATTACATCAAAATGGGCAATAAAGTAAATGTACAAGATAATGCGATGTTGCATTGTACGTATGAAAAGTTTCCTTTAGAAATCGGTAATAATGTTTCAATTGGTCACAACGCAATTGTTCACGGTTGTAGGATTCACGACAATGTTTTGATAGGGATGGGTTCTATCGTTATGGATGATTGCACAATTGAGCAAAATTCTATTGTTGGAGCAGGTTCTGTCGTTACGCAAGGAACGCATATTAAATCTGGTGAAGTTTGGGGCGGTGTTCCGGCTAGAAAGATTAAAGATATTTCGGCAGCTCTTCTGGAAGGTGAAGTCAATAGAATTGCAGATAATTACGTGAAATATTCTTCTTGGTATAAAGATTAGGATTTATTTGATTAATAGAAATAAGCTTTAGCTCGTTTTAAATTAAAAAAAATCAATGGCTTTAGTCAAAATCTAATAAAGGTCTGAAATTATTTAGTTTTCAGACCTTTATTTTAAATTCTGCGGAATAATTAATGTTGTATTTTATGAAGATAAGCGTCAGGTTGTAAGTCTTTTATCTATTTTCTTTCATCTACTTATTTCTATATTATTAAATTGTTGAATTTCAATCTGTCAACTAAAAACTAACAACCATCAACTCCTTATTAATAAACCAAAACCGCTTTTTCACCCTGACATTTCACGCCGGTAGGTTCTGCTGCCATCATGCAATCTGAAGTAATGCCATATTTTTTATTAAATTCTGACATGCTTTGTGTATAACTTTCTATTTTTTTAAGAATGGAAGCTTCCAGTTTTTTGGGATAAGCAATG
The sequence above is a segment of the Chryseobacterium turcicum genome. Coding sequences within it:
- a CDS encoding MBL fold metallo-hydrolase, encoding MFQIQAFVFNFASENTYILFNENKNAWLIDPGNMNEQETHAISNFITENGLKIEKILLTHAHIDHVLGLQWAFDTFKVPVTMHQEDQEVLDMLQASGARFGFQVPTVKVETEYVNDGDELDFDGEKFKIYHVPGHSPGSVVYHNETQKFMISGDVLFEGSIGRTDLYKGNYNQLIEGIKTKLFVLDDETQVFSGHGNPTTIGFEKQYNPFLK
- a CDS encoding type IX secretion system plug protein, with the translated sequence MKTLQIFLLSLGSLAFGQNIQSIQLFNPQTNDETPVITMGQQFVLSFDDLTNSSELYRYTIKHFDRNWEDDNLFFSEIANGSMNALLDQFQYSFNTLQAYTHYTLNFPNEKIQPKISGNFELIVYKSSVDQPLFKRRFSIVEDNVNLALNISRIADAKNPNINQRVEVQAVAKAGDLTSNVNSMSLMVMQNNNPNMKITNQKPSATMGNQLLFQQLNLAFPGNNEFYYFDNKNMRIAADMVRETGIVDGVNQTYLHPVWAYPLNYQYQPDVNGAWYYRRNDLGLERDAAREADYAWVHFSLDSDLMDKELYIVGGFNDFKATKEFQMHYDEAAKKYIAKIYMKQGFYNYILATKEANGSLNLGEINGNFWQTENLYQAFLYYKPFGRNYDGLAGYGEFRTPVR
- the hemH gene encoding ferrochelatase, with the protein product MKGILLVNLGSPKSTAVPDVREYLDEFLMDEKVIDYRWFFRALLVQGIILNTRPAKSAEAYKTVWTDEGSPLIVITQKIQKKLQKLVDVPVEIGMRYAQPSIEAGIQKLVDQGVSEIVLFPLYPQYAMSTTETVIEKAEEVRKKKFPGIKINYIQPFYNREIYIDCLAESIREKLPENFDALQFSYHGVPERHIYKTDPTNTCNLNDCCSRENNPSHQFCYRHQCFDVTNSVIKKLGLPKEKVMVTFQSRLGKDKWMEPYTDETLETIGKKGVKNLAIVCPAFVSDCLETLEEISVEGKHQFEHGGGENFHYIPCLNDEDRWIDVVKILCEEKLNEFYLV
- a CDS encoding NifU family protein, coding for MRTILIEPTENPKVIKFVADYNLIPGSLELDRDSDISEIPLAQELFNYPFVERIFITANFVAVAKQDTVEWEHVAESLKNVIEDELLANPRIYLQKKKEMIEIYAEMTPNPNAMKFVSSKMLMDGFVEVKSKNEAEGVPLAQAIFTEFDFAKEVFISDNFVAVTRDNSVEWHQVMMAVRGYIAEYLQSGGVISNIESQKHENPVEKIINRDYTEDEQKISDILNEYVAPAVENDGGKISLLEYDAANKTAKMLLQGACSGCPSSTATLKGGIENILKQFVPDLVEHVEAVNG
- a CDS encoding gamma carbonic anhydrase family protein; amino-acid sequence: MALIKELLGKTPQIGENAFLAETATIIGNVTMGRDCSIWYNAVIRGDVHYIKMGNKVNVQDNAMLHCTYEKFPLEIGNNVSIGHNAIVHGCRIHDNVLIGMGSIVMDDCTIEQNSIVGAGSVVTQGTHIKSGEVWGGVPARKIKDISAALLEGEVNRIADNYVKYSSWYKD